The following are from one region of the Streptomyces rubrogriseus genome:
- a CDS encoding ABC transporter substrate-binding protein: MKTRARLPRLVATGATLALALSLSACGDGNGGASSDDGKIHVLVYGDASNKIEQQIVDTFNKTSDVKAVLDTIPGADYQTKLQTIINTPQAPDIFYNWGGGSIKPFVKADLLLPLDDFIKKDPALKDKFLPSVFNSAVVDGKPYGIPMRGTQPVLLFHNKKVLEDAGVQPPKTWDELLAAVGKLKDAGVTPIALGGGDVWPTQMWFQYLYDRIAGPELFAKAIGGDKSAWESADSKKALDMISELVDSGAFGKNYDSVKYTNGGSVQLVASGKAGFELMGSWYYSQQLTDHKEFAEKDLGYTAFPTVEGGKGDPGNVAGNPNNYYSVMKKTKHPEAAAEFLKLMYSDEFVKAHLDIGNLPTTTNTDKFIDGSATPEYNRFQYDLVSDAPNFQLSWDQAYPQKASSDLHKAIQQFFNGQLDTDGFIKAMQALPTE, translated from the coding sequence ATGAAGACACGTGCGCGCTTGCCCAGACTGGTCGCCACCGGTGCGACGCTCGCCCTGGCGCTGAGCCTGTCGGCCTGCGGTGACGGGAACGGCGGGGCGTCGTCGGACGACGGCAAGATCCATGTCCTGGTCTACGGGGACGCCAGCAACAAGATCGAACAGCAGATCGTCGACACCTTCAACAAGACCTCCGACGTCAAGGCGGTCCTCGACACCATCCCCGGTGCCGACTACCAGACGAAGCTCCAGACGATCATCAACACCCCGCAGGCCCCGGACATCTTCTACAACTGGGGCGGCGGCAGCATCAAGCCGTTCGTCAAGGCGGACCTCCTGCTGCCGCTCGACGACTTCATCAAGAAGGACCCGGCCCTCAAGGACAAGTTCCTGCCGTCCGTCTTCAACAGCGCCGTCGTCGACGGCAAGCCGTACGGCATACCGATGCGCGGCACCCAGCCGGTCCTGCTCTTCCACAACAAGAAGGTCCTCGAGGACGCGGGCGTCCAGCCGCCCAAGACCTGGGACGAACTGCTCGCCGCGGTGGGCAAGCTCAAGGACGCGGGTGTCACGCCGATCGCGCTCGGCGGCGGCGACGTGTGGCCGACCCAGATGTGGTTCCAGTACCTCTACGACCGCATCGCCGGTCCGGAGCTGTTCGCGAAGGCCATCGGCGGCGACAAGAGCGCCTGGGAGAGCGCGGACAGCAAGAAGGCGCTGGACATGATCAGCGAGCTGGTCGACTCCGGCGCCTTCGGCAAGAACTACGACTCCGTCAAGTACACCAACGGCGGCTCGGTCCAGCTGGTGGCCTCGGGCAAGGCCGGCTTCGAGCTGATGGGCTCCTGGTACTACTCCCAGCAGCTCACGGACCACAAGGAGTTCGCCGAGAAGGACCTCGGCTACACCGCCTTCCCGACCGTCGAGGGCGGCAAGGGCGACCCGGGCAACGTCGCCGGCAACCCCAACAACTACTACTCGGTGATGAAGAAGACCAAGCACCCGGAGGCCGCCGCCGAGTTCCTGAAGCTCATGTACTCCGACGAGTTCGTCAAGGCCCACCTCGACATCGGCAACCTGCCGACCACGACCAACACCGACAAGTTCATCGACGGTTCGGCCACCCCCGAGTACAACCGCTTCCAGTACGACCTCGTCTCCGACGCCCCGAACTTCCAGCTGTCCTGGGACCAGGCGTACCCGCAGAAGGCCAGCTCGGACTTGCACAAGGCCATCCAGCAGTTCTTCAACGGACAGCTCGACACGGACGGCTTCATCAAGGCCATGCAGGCCCTCCCGACCGAGTGA
- a CDS encoding LacI family DNA-binding transcriptional regulator has translation MHDEVEVGARVTLAEVAKEAGVSPPTVSKVLNGRSDVSSTTRARVERLLEVHGYRRRNASPPRSPLVELVFHELDSVWAMELVRGVEDVAKANRTEVVLTRGGTRHAPAPDWIEGVLRRRPLGVVLVFSSLPAEVKQRLRSWNIPFVIVDPAGDPDPDVPSVGSANWAGGLAATRHLTDHGHERVAIITGFEDMLCSLARLDGYRSAMTMAGLPIDPALVRYGDYSVESGFEHGMDLLAGPGRPTAVFAGSDLQALGVLEAARVRGLRVPQDLSVVGYDDVPLAQWSSPPLTTVHQPLRHMAEEATRMLFRPDEPGRAGRRIELATHLVVRQSTAPPGGSAAAPGGADT, from the coding sequence ATGCACGATGAAGTTGAGGTGGGCGCCCGGGTGACCCTGGCCGAGGTGGCGAAAGAGGCGGGAGTCTCTCCTCCGACAGTTTCGAAGGTCCTCAACGGTCGTTCGGATGTCTCCAGCACCACCAGGGCCAGGGTGGAGCGGCTTCTCGAGGTGCACGGTTACCGCCGCCGCAACGCGAGCCCGCCGCGCTCGCCGCTGGTCGAACTCGTCTTCCACGAGTTGGACAGCGTCTGGGCGATGGAGCTCGTCCGGGGCGTGGAGGACGTCGCCAAGGCCAACCGGACCGAGGTCGTACTCACCCGCGGCGGCACCCGGCACGCACCCGCCCCGGACTGGATCGAAGGCGTGCTCCGCCGCAGGCCGCTGGGCGTCGTGCTGGTCTTCTCCTCGCTCCCCGCGGAGGTCAAGCAGCGGCTGCGGTCCTGGAACATCCCCTTCGTCATCGTCGACCCGGCCGGTGACCCGGACCCCGACGTCCCGTCGGTCGGCTCGGCCAACTGGGCCGGGGGCCTGGCGGCAACCCGCCACCTCACCGACCACGGACACGAACGCGTCGCGATCATCACGGGGTTCGAGGACATGCTGTGCTCACTGGCCCGGCTCGACGGCTACCGCTCGGCGATGACGATGGCGGGCCTGCCGATCGACCCGGCCCTGGTCCGGTACGGCGACTACAGCGTGGAGAGCGGCTTCGAGCACGGCATGGACCTGCTCGCGGGTCCCGGCCGGCCGACGGCGGTCTTCGCGGGCAGCGACCTCCAGGCGCTCGGGGTACTGGAGGCGGCCCGCGTCAGGGGCCTGAGGGTCCCTCAGGACCTCTCGGTCGTCGGCTACGACGACGTGCCGCTGGCCCAGTGGTCGAGCCCGCCGCTGACCACCGTCCACCAGCCGCTGCGGCACATGGCCGAGGAGGCCACCCGGATGCTCTTCCGGCCGGACGAGCCCGGCCGGGCCGGCCGGCGCATCGAGCTGGCGACCCATCTCGTCGTACGGCAGAGCACGGCGCCGCCGGGCGGGTCCGCGGCGGCGCCCGGCGGCGCGGACACCTGA
- a CDS encoding tautomerase family protein, with protein MPLITVSLRQGTTPQYRRLVSEALHKSMVDVLKIPQDDQFHVFHEVTDDNFVMQPVVFGLRRTSRTLFVQLSFNRRGAEQKAELFRAIVANLKLYADVPEEDVMLVAFETARENWWAAGRVVDPATGYDERMTDLPDLPDLPEVREVPGR; from the coding sequence ATGCCTCTGATCACCGTTTCCCTGCGGCAGGGAACCACGCCCCAGTACCGCCGCCTCGTCTCCGAGGCCCTGCACAAGTCCATGGTCGACGTACTGAAGATTCCGCAGGACGACCAGTTCCACGTCTTCCACGAGGTCACGGACGACAACTTCGTCATGCAGCCGGTCGTGTTCGGCCTGCGGCGCACCTCGCGCACCCTGTTCGTCCAGTTGTCGTTCAACCGGCGCGGCGCGGAGCAGAAGGCGGAACTGTTCCGGGCGATCGTCGCCAACCTCAAGCTGTACGCGGACGTTCCCGAGGAGGACGTCATGCTGGTGGCCTTCGAGACGGCGAGGGAGAACTGGTGGGCCGCCGGCCGCGTCGTCGACCCCGCCACCGGCTACGACGAGCGCATGACCGACCTGCCCGACCTGCCCGACCTGCCCGAGGTGCGCGAGGTGCCGGGCCGGTAG
- a CDS encoding LysR family transcriptional regulator produces MGMGDVTLAGLRVLREVAERGTFTAAAHSLGYTQSAVSRQVAALEQATGARLFDRFPGGVRPTGAGLALLRHAVAALDALEAADRELRGVRDATGRVRLGYFPAAGAVLVADALSALRREGSRPRVTTREGSTPALVRALRSGTLDLALLTSRPPHRSPDTDDPPLHVEPLLETRLALAVAAGSRFAEHGTADVEDIAGQPWIAGPGGTDEPLLGVWPGLPGRPRVAHTARDWLTKLHLVAAGAGVTTASPALLPVIPRGVRFVDVTGVAEEVRRIDLVSLPGRLTAPAGALVNALRRRAADLAD; encoded by the coding sequence ATGGGCATGGGAGATGTGACGCTGGCCGGGCTGCGGGTGCTGCGTGAGGTGGCCGAGCGCGGCACCTTCACCGCGGCCGCGCACAGCCTCGGCTACACGCAGTCGGCGGTCTCGAGGCAGGTGGCCGCGCTGGAACAGGCGACGGGGGCCCGCCTGTTCGACCGCTTCCCCGGCGGTGTACGGCCGACCGGAGCGGGCCTCGCCCTGCTGCGCCACGCCGTGGCCGCGCTGGACGCCCTGGAGGCGGCCGACCGGGAACTGCGCGGAGTGCGGGACGCCACCGGCCGGGTCCGGCTGGGGTACTTTCCCGCCGCCGGCGCGGTGCTCGTGGCCGACGCCCTGTCGGCACTGCGCCGGGAAGGCTCCCGCCCGCGGGTGACGACGCGGGAGGGGAGCACTCCGGCACTGGTGCGCGCGCTGCGCAGCGGCACCCTCGACCTGGCGCTCCTGACCTCCCGGCCCCCGCACCGCTCGCCCGACACGGACGACCCTCCCCTGCACGTCGAACCCCTGCTGGAAACGCGCCTGGCCCTGGCCGTCGCGGCCGGCAGCCGCTTCGCCGAACACGGCACCGCGGACGTCGAGGACATCGCCGGGCAGCCCTGGATCGCCGGTCCCGGCGGCACGGACGAGCCGCTGCTCGGCGTCTGGCCGGGGCTGCCCGGACGGCCCCGCGTCGCGCACACCGCGCGCGACTGGCTGACCAAGCTCCACCTGGTCGCGGCCGGGGCGGGCGTCACCACGGCCTCACCGGCGCTGCTGCCGGTGATTCCGCGCGGCGTCCGCTTCGTCGACGTCACGGGCGTCGCGGAGGAGGTACGGCGCATCGACCTGGTGTCGCTGCCCGGCCGGCTCACGGCTCCCGCCGGGGCACTGGTCAACGCCCTGCGACGGCGCGCCGCCGACCTGGCCGACTGA
- a CDS encoding GNAT family N-acetyltransferase, translating to MTEGSRSGLPRENIELPDGSVLRRRSLVSDDAFIDAVAADVGHLGEWLRWAQHPPTREETERFRAEQDADWDAGRSFVYVLTPPDRLDRVLGGGAMFPNGEAGVLEIGYWICSPATGRGLATRAAAALTEEGLGLPGVKAMEIHCDRANARSAAIPPRIGYRLLRIEADEPQTAAEAGLSMVWRHDGA from the coding sequence ATGACAGAAGGATCGCGTTCCGGGCTTCCCCGAGAGAACATCGAACTGCCGGACGGCTCAGTACTGCGACGGCGCTCCCTGGTCTCCGACGACGCGTTCATCGACGCGGTCGCCGCCGATGTCGGGCACCTGGGTGAGTGGCTTCGCTGGGCCCAGCATCCGCCCACCCGCGAGGAGACCGAGAGGTTCCGTGCCGAGCAGGACGCGGACTGGGACGCCGGGCGGTCCTTCGTCTACGTGCTGACCCCGCCGGACCGTCTCGACCGGGTGCTCGGCGGGGGCGCGATGTTCCCGAACGGCGAGGCGGGCGTCCTGGAGATCGGCTACTGGATCTGTTCCCCGGCCACCGGCCGCGGACTCGCCACCCGGGCCGCGGCCGCGCTGACCGAGGAGGGCCTGGGGCTCCCCGGCGTCAAGGCCATGGAGATCCACTGCGACCGGGCCAACGCCCGGAGCGCCGCGATACCGCCCCGGATCGGGTACCGGTTGCTGCGCATCGAAGCGGACGAGCCGCAGACCGCCGCGGAGGCCGGACTGAGCATGGTCTGGCGCCACGACGGCGCCTGA
- a CDS encoding C40 family peptidase → MNVSTGGRRIRSRGVTAALVCAIILLPGPGYAAPGEPDPHTDKSIEDIRDELDGLYREAEVATEAYNAANEKAAKQEKRLTTLRKDLTRAEKRVKDLRDLAGAAARTQYRGGDLAATGIQLLLGDHPEQALDEASQARQAMRGLVNVSETQKTAREALSEQTEAASKELRELKSSRADKAAAKQKIEKKIASAERIEAGLEEEQTRRLAALERQRSREAEARWTESGGSSDGSSGGSAGKGKGKGRAPGGGTQVSGAAGKAVGFAMAQIGKPYVWGAVGPSSYDCSGLTSAAWAAAGRPIPRTSQAQWGGLTRVSLSSARPGDLIIYYNDATHVGMYIGGGQIVHAPRPGRNITTAPAASMPVLGVVRPGA, encoded by the coding sequence ATGAACGTGTCGACCGGCGGCAGACGGATACGGAGCCGGGGAGTCACCGCAGCCCTCGTCTGCGCGATCATCCTGTTGCCCGGCCCCGGTTACGCGGCCCCGGGCGAACCCGACCCGCACACCGACAAGTCGATCGAGGACATCCGCGACGAACTGGACGGCCTCTACCGCGAGGCGGAGGTGGCCACCGAGGCCTACAACGCCGCGAACGAGAAGGCGGCCAAGCAGGAGAAGCGGCTGACGACCCTCCGCAAGGACCTCACCCGCGCCGAGAAGCGGGTGAAGGACCTGCGCGACCTCGCCGGCGCGGCCGCCCGGACCCAGTACCGCGGGGGCGACCTCGCCGCCACCGGCATCCAGCTGCTGCTCGGGGACCACCCGGAACAGGCCCTCGACGAGGCGTCCCAGGCCCGCCAGGCCATGCGCGGCCTGGTCAACGTCTCCGAGACCCAGAAGACCGCGCGCGAGGCCCTGAGCGAGCAGACCGAGGCCGCCTCGAAGGAGCTGCGGGAGCTGAAGAGCAGCCGTGCGGACAAGGCCGCGGCGAAGCAGAAGATCGAGAAGAAGATCGCCTCCGCCGAGCGGATCGAGGCCGGGCTCGAGGAGGAACAGACCCGCAGGCTGGCCGCGTTGGAGAGGCAGCGCTCCCGGGAGGCCGAGGCCAGGTGGACGGAGTCCGGCGGCTCCTCCGATGGCTCCTCCGGCGGCTCGGCCGGCAAGGGCAAGGGCAAGGGGCGCGCTCCGGGCGGCGGGACGCAGGTGAGCGGAGCGGCCGGGAAGGCCGTGGGCTTCGCGATGGCGCAGATCGGCAAACCGTACGTGTGGGGCGCGGTGGGCCCGTCCTCGTACGACTGCTCCGGACTCACCTCCGCGGCCTGGGCGGCGGCCGGCCGCCCCATCCCCCGGACCTCGCAGGCACAGTGGGGCGGCCTGACCCGCGTCAGCCTGTCCTCGGCCCGTCCCGGAGACCTGATCATCTACTACAACGACGCCACCCACGTGGGCATGTACATCGGAGGCGGACAGATCGTCCACGCACCGCGGCCCGGCCGCAACATCACCACCGCGCCGGCCGCCTCCATGCCCGTCCTCGGCGTCGTACGACCCGGAGCCTGA
- a CDS encoding carbohydrate-binding module family 20 domain-containing protein codes for MHGKTSPARRITATALALTAGVAGSLLATMAPAQASPPGDKDVTAVMFEWKFTSVAQACTDTLGPAGYGYVQVSPPQEHIQGGQWWTSYQPVSYRIAGRLGDRAQFKSMVDTCHAAGVKVVADAVVNHMSAGNGTGTGGSSYTKYDYPGLYSSNDLDNCTSQINNYGDRFNVQECELVGLADLDTGEDYVRGKIAGYLNDLLSLGVDGFRIDAAKHMAAADLAAIKSRLSNPNVYWKHEAIYGAGEAVSPTEYVGSGDVQEFRYARDLKRVFNGENLAYLKNFGEAWGHMPSDKAAVFVTNHDTERNGETLTYKDGAAYTLAHVFMLAWPYGSPDVHSGYEFTDHDAGPPNGGQVNACYSDGWKCQHAWREISSMVGLRNTARGQGVTDWWDNGGDQIAFGRGSKAYVAINHEGTSLTRTFQTSLPAGDYCDVQTGKGVTVDGAGRFTATLGADTAVALHVGARTCDGGGDPDPVSSGVSFAVDATTGWGQNIYVTGNRPELGNWNPGGALQLDPAAYPVWKRDVELPEGTTFEYKYLRKDDAGNVTWESGANRTATVNTAKTTLNDTWRN; via the coding sequence ATGCACGGGAAGACCAGCCCAGCGCGAAGAATCACCGCCACCGCGCTCGCCCTCACCGCCGGCGTGGCCGGCAGCCTCCTCGCCACCATGGCACCGGCCCAGGCGTCCCCACCCGGAGACAAGGACGTCACCGCGGTGATGTTCGAGTGGAAGTTCACCTCCGTCGCCCAGGCCTGCACCGACACCCTCGGCCCGGCCGGCTACGGCTACGTCCAGGTCTCACCGCCCCAGGAGCACATCCAGGGCGGACAGTGGTGGACCTCGTACCAGCCGGTGAGCTACCGGATCGCGGGCCGCCTCGGTGACCGCGCCCAGTTCAAGAGCATGGTCGACACCTGCCACGCCGCCGGGGTGAAGGTCGTCGCCGACGCGGTCGTCAACCACATGTCGGCCGGCAACGGCACGGGAACCGGCGGCTCCTCGTACACCAAGTACGACTATCCCGGCCTCTACTCGTCCAACGATCTCGACAACTGCACCTCGCAGATCAACAACTACGGCGACCGCTTCAACGTCCAGGAGTGCGAACTGGTCGGCCTCGCGGACCTGGACACCGGCGAGGACTACGTACGGGGGAAGATCGCCGGCTACCTCAACGACCTGCTCTCCCTCGGCGTCGACGGCTTCCGCATCGACGCGGCCAAGCACATGGCCGCCGCCGACCTGGCCGCCATCAAGTCCCGGCTCAGCAACCCGAACGTCTACTGGAAGCACGAGGCGATCTACGGCGCGGGCGAGGCCGTGTCCCCGACCGAGTACGTCGGCAGCGGCGACGTGCAGGAGTTCCGTTACGCACGCGACCTCAAGCGCGTCTTCAACGGCGAGAACCTCGCGTACCTGAAGAACTTCGGCGAGGCATGGGGCCATATGCCCTCCGACAAGGCCGCCGTCTTCGTCACCAACCACGACACCGAGCGCAACGGCGAGACCCTCACCTACAAGGACGGCGCCGCCTACACCCTGGCACACGTCTTCATGCTGGCCTGGCCGTACGGAAGCCCCGACGTCCACTCCGGCTACGAGTTCACCGACCACGACGCGGGCCCGCCGAACGGCGGTCAGGTGAACGCCTGCTACAGCGACGGATGGAAGTGCCAGCACGCCTGGCGCGAGATCTCCTCCATGGTCGGCCTCCGCAACACCGCACGCGGCCAGGGGGTGACCGACTGGTGGGACAACGGCGGTGACCAGATCGCCTTCGGCCGCGGCTCCAAGGCGTACGTCGCCATCAACCACGAGGGCACCTCGCTGACCCGTACGTTCCAGACGTCGCTGCCCGCGGGGGACTACTGCGACGTCCAGACGGGCAAGGGCGTCACGGTCGACGGGGCAGGCCGGTTCACCGCCACCCTGGGCGCCGACACGGCCGTGGCCCTGCACGTCGGAGCCCGCACCTGTGACGGCGGCGGCGACCCCGACCCGGTCTCCTCCGGCGTGTCCTTCGCGGTCGACGCTACCACCGGCTGGGGCCAGAACATCTACGTGACCGGAAACCGGCCGGAACTGGGCAACTGGAACCCGGGCGGCGCCCTTCAACTCGACCCGGCCGCCTACCCGGTGTGGAAGCGGGACGTCGAACTCCCCGAGGGCACGACCTTCGAGTACAAGTACCTCCGCAAGGACGATGCGGGCAACGTGACCTGGGAGAGCGGTGCCAACCGCACCGCGACGGTGAACACCGCGAAGACCACTCTCAACGACACCTGGCGCAACTGA
- a CDS encoding endonuclease/exonuclease/phosphatase family protein, with product MTDWAAWTRGRGRVLAGVAVCTALLLSFHRSVPNRVGGLGSLLESFLPWLGVVVVVLLVLALVRRSALALVAVLLPVAAWTYLFGGLLLPAPEPGADDLVVVQHNVSDENTDPEGTARALVRAGPDLVALEELVPPALEVYAKTLAPDYPYRTVRGTVGLWSKYPLSGSRPLDIKPRGIEEVWERGLRTVAHTPRGEVAVYVAHLPSVRVGAGGLASSRRDESAGLLGDALDAEGLRRVVLLGDLNGTVDDRALRPLTDSLNVAGRGLAFSFPAGLPLARIDQVMARAGTVGALRTLPATGSDHLPVVARVSWH from the coding sequence ATGACGGACTGGGCGGCCTGGACGCGCGGGCGTGGACGGGTGCTCGCCGGGGTGGCGGTGTGCACCGCTCTCCTGCTCTCGTTCCACCGTTCGGTGCCCAACCGTGTGGGCGGCCTGGGCAGTCTGCTGGAGTCCTTTCTGCCGTGGCTCGGTGTGGTCGTCGTGGTGCTGCTCGTGCTGGCGCTGGTGCGCCGCTCGGCGCTCGCGCTGGTGGCGGTGCTGCTGCCGGTGGCCGCCTGGACGTACCTGTTCGGCGGGCTGCTCCTGCCCGCGCCGGAGCCCGGCGCCGACGACCTGGTGGTGGTGCAGCACAACGTCAGCGACGAGAACACCGACCCGGAGGGCACGGCGCGTGCCCTGGTCCGTGCCGGGCCGGACCTCGTCGCGCTGGAGGAGCTGGTGCCGCCGGCGCTGGAGGTCTACGCGAAGACCCTCGCCCCCGACTATCCGTACCGCACGGTCCGGGGCACCGTCGGGCTCTGGTCGAAGTACCCGCTCTCCGGTTCACGTCCCCTGGACATCAAGCCGCGGGGCATCGAGGAGGTGTGGGAGCGCGGGCTGCGGACCGTGGCGCACACGCCGCGGGGCGAAGTCGCCGTCTACGTCGCGCACCTGCCGTCGGTCCGGGTGGGGGCGGGCGGTCTCGCGTCGTCCCGGCGGGACGAGAGCGCCGGTCTGCTGGGCGACGCCCTCGACGCGGAGGGGCTGCGGCGGGTGGTCCTGCTGGGCGATCTCAACGGCACGGTCGACGACCGGGCGCTGCGTCCCCTGACCGACTCGCTGAACGTGGCCGGGCGGGGCCTCGCCTTCAGCTTTCCCGCCGGTCTGCCGCTGGCCCGGATCGACCAGGTGATGGCCCGCGCCGGGACCGTCGGCGCCCTGCGCACCCTGCCCGCCACCGGCAGCGATCACCTTCCCGTCGTCGCCCGGGTCTCCTGGCACTGA
- a CDS encoding LacI family DNA-binding transcriptional regulator, which produces MTRRLAQVAKKVGVSEATVSRVLNGKPGVSETTRQSVLSALDVLGYERPTQLRGERARLVGLVLPELQNPIFPAFAEVIGGALAQQGLTPVLCTQTKGGVSEADYVELLLQQQVSGVVFAGGLFAQADAPHDHYRLLAERNIPVVLINASIENLDFPCIACDDAVAVEQSWRHLASLGHQRIGLVLGPSDHIPSRRKLAAAREAARAAGTELPEEFVERAMFSLEGGQAAATRLLDRGVTGIICASDPLALGAVRAARRRGHHVPHDVSVVGYDDSAFMTCTEPPLTTVRQPIEAMGRAAVDLLCAQIQGTEVPHGELLFEPELVVRGSTAQPAAR; this is translated from the coding sequence GTGACGCGACGACTTGCTCAGGTGGCGAAGAAGGTTGGGGTCAGCGAGGCCACGGTCAGCCGGGTGCTCAACGGCAAACCGGGGGTCTCCGAGACGACCCGGCAGTCCGTACTGAGCGCGCTGGACGTCCTGGGCTACGAGCGGCCCACCCAGCTGCGCGGCGAGCGCGCCCGTCTGGTCGGCCTGGTCCTGCCCGAGCTGCAGAACCCGATCTTCCCCGCGTTCGCCGAGGTCATCGGCGGCGCACTCGCCCAGCAGGGCCTGACACCGGTGCTGTGCACCCAGACCAAGGGCGGCGTCTCCGAGGCCGACTACGTCGAGCTGCTGCTCCAACAACAGGTCTCCGGAGTGGTGTTCGCGGGCGGTCTGTTCGCGCAGGCGGACGCCCCGCACGACCACTACCGGCTGCTCGCCGAGCGCAACATCCCCGTGGTGCTCATCAACGCGTCGATCGAGAACCTCGACTTCCCGTGCATCGCCTGCGACGACGCCGTCGCCGTCGAGCAGTCCTGGCGGCACCTGGCGTCGCTGGGTCACCAGCGCATCGGCCTGGTGCTGGGCCCGTCCGACCACATCCCCTCGCGCCGGAAGCTGGCCGCCGCCCGCGAGGCGGCCCGGGCCGCCGGTACGGAACTGCCCGAGGAGTTCGTCGAGCGGGCCATGTTCTCCCTGGAGGGCGGCCAGGCCGCCGCCACCCGCCTCCTGGACCGCGGCGTCACCGGCATCATCTGCGCCAGCGACCCCCTCGCCCTCGGCGCCGTCCGCGCCGCCCGCCGCCGCGGACACCACGTACCCCACGACGTCTCCGTCGTCGGCTACGACGACAGCGCCTTCATGACCTGCACCGAACCGCCCCTCACCACCGTCCGCCAACCCATCGAAGCCATGGGACGCGCCGCCGTCGACCTCCTCTGCGCACAGATCCAGGGCACCGAAGTCCCGCACGGTGAGCTGCTCTTCGAACCGGAACTCGTGGTCCGGGGCTCCACGGCCCAGCCGGCCGCCCGCTGA